In Wolinella succinogenes DSM 1740, a single genomic region encodes these proteins:
- a CDS encoding WD40 repeat domain-containing protein has protein sequence MIPVLNRLKLNGSVLEFGITPESIIILDNFYNLYEINRSTFQFQKSVQITKTHEVHHKFSKSLAASKGGYTVFALNKSTKGIVLKVEHNLEKITSLAWHKADISNSIFSKDGKYLATGGEDGRTLIYQIPSFNLLATLLPRPDYICGIAFSPESSLLAVSCFDRSTLLFSLERNLEIATFETAEVVEDIGFFNQNKNLLFVCKDGTTGIFDVAKKEIISEEKRFSQWLTRLCTTEDGNYAYIGTRENLLHLIRTKDNQPIASVQTEHIGIASLHLEGNRLFIGYVDGYMEVLELDRGIEEFETHLKINDLMKAKMLAEEKNIFLKTSPLYLQKLDEKWKEVLKEAIDLLAKDKFQEALALVAPFMEDPSKKEEFSEYTAQKEFVSKFLDAFEKNDIAEAYRIAEAHPDIRKLSAFEKLEEYWRKIFEACKKLLAAHAATNLPRAQELLKPFASIKEKKESVYTLLHNSDKYVAADNAIKERNYADYFRLAEKFPFLKETETYKKTYLLGQQLVDRIALLENAKDFDKAIEISKFLGGLFPFKNLASERIKLIEKKRAFLEAHSAKDLKKAYTLIEQEENLKALPEYIQLMEQFSMLNERAYSLASKGLSADTLLVLEDYLEIPYWQDKIASTMKIAYLYEIKGVAAKSSSEEIDWKKSIEIYVERFSKDDELMKICEGSGLKKSLDEVTQKGDPQGYKNSPYLSSVIVRFEGD, from the coding sequence ATGATTCCCGTTCTCAACCGCCTCAAACTCAATGGGAGTGTTTTGGAGTTTGGAATCACCCCTGAGAGTATTATCATTTTGGATAATTTTTATAATCTCTACGAGATTAATCGCTCCACTTTTCAATTTCAAAAAAGCGTGCAAATCACCAAAACCCACGAAGTTCACCATAAATTTAGCAAAAGTCTTGCCGCTTCCAAGGGAGGATACACGGTTTTTGCCCTCAATAAAAGCACTAAAGGAATCGTGCTTAAGGTGGAACACAACCTAGAGAAGATTACCTCCCTTGCTTGGCACAAGGCAGACATCTCCAACTCTATTTTTTCCAAAGATGGCAAATATCTCGCCACAGGTGGCGAGGATGGTCGAACGCTCATCTATCAAATTCCAAGCTTCAATCTTCTTGCTACCCTTCTGCCAAGACCTGACTATATCTGCGGAATCGCTTTCTCCCCCGAATCTTCACTTCTGGCAGTGAGCTGCTTTGATCGCTCCACACTTCTTTTTAGCCTAGAGCGTAACCTTGAAATCGCTACATTTGAGACGGCGGAGGTGGTGGAGGATATTGGCTTTTTCAACCAAAATAAAAATCTTCTTTTTGTCTGCAAAGATGGCACCACGGGCATCTTTGATGTGGCCAAAAAAGAGATTATCTCTGAAGAGAAACGATTCTCTCAGTGGCTCACTCGCCTCTGCACCACCGAGGATGGCAACTATGCCTATATTGGCACGCGCGAGAATCTCCTCCATCTCATTCGCACCAAAGACAATCAGCCCATCGCCTCGGTTCAGACGGAGCACATTGGAATCGCCTCGCTTCATCTGGAGGGAAATCGCCTCTTTATAGGCTATGTAGATGGCTATATGGAGGTTTTGGAGCTGGATCGAGGAATCGAGGAGTTTGAAACTCACCTCAAAATCAACGACCTCATGAAGGCCAAAATGCTTGCCGAAGAGAAAAATATCTTCCTCAAAACCTCTCCTCTCTACCTCCAAAAGCTTGATGAAAAATGGAAAGAGGTGCTCAAGGAGGCGATTGATCTATTGGCAAAGGATAAGTTCCAAGAGGCACTTGCTCTTGTGGCCCCCTTCATGGAAGACCCTAGCAAAAAAGAGGAATTTAGCGAATACACCGCCCAAAAAGAGTTTGTCTCCAAATTCCTTGACGCCTTTGAGAAAAACGATATCGCCGAAGCCTATAGAATCGCTGAAGCACATCCTGATATTCGCAAACTTTCCGCCTTTGAAAAACTCGAAGAGTATTGGCGTAAAATCTTTGAGGCGTGCAAAAAGCTCCTCGCCGCCCACGCCGCGACCAATCTTCCAAGGGCACAGGAGTTGCTCAAACCCTTTGCCTCCATCAAAGAGAAAAAAGAGAGCGTTTACACACTCCTTCACAATTCCGATAAATATGTCGCCGCCGACAATGCAATCAAAGAGCGAAACTACGCCGACTACTTCCGACTGGCGGAAAAATTCCCTTTCCTTAAAGAGACAGAGACCTATAAAAAAACTTACCTGCTGGGTCAGCAACTCGTGGATCGAATCGCTCTTTTAGAAAACGCCAAAGATTTCGATAAAGCCATCGAGATCTCTAAATTCCTTGGCGGCCTCTTTCCTTTTAAAAATCTAGCGAGTGAGCGAATCAAGCTCATCGAGAAGAAGCGCGCCTTCTTGGAGGCTCACAGCGCCAAAGACCTTAAAAAAGCCTACACACTCATTGAACAAGAGGAGAATCTCAAAGCCCTTCCTGAATATATTCAACTCATGGAGCAGTTCTCCATGCTCAATGAACGCGCCTATAGCCTCGCCTCCAAGGGGCTTAGCGCTGATACACTTTTGGTCTTAGAGGATTATTTAGAGATTCCTTACTGGCAGGACAAAATCGCCTCCACAATGAAAATTGCCTATCTCTATGAGATCAAGGGGGTAGCCGCCAAATCTTCATCCGAAGAGATTGATTGGAAAAAATCGATTGAAATCTAT